A DNA window from Arachis duranensis cultivar V14167 chromosome 3, aradu.V14167.gnm2.J7QH, whole genome shotgun sequence contains the following coding sequences:
- the LOC107481527 gene encoding beta-xylosidase/alpha-L-arabinofuranosidase 2 — protein MPITIAASFNSTLFETIGRVVSTEARAMHNVGLAGLTYWSPNINIFRDPRWGRGQETPGEDPLLTSKYAAGYVRGLQQTDDGGGDRLKVAACCKHYTAYDVDNWKGIQRYTFNAVVSQQDLDDTYNPPFKSCVIDGNVASVMCSYNQVNGKPTCADPDLLKGVIRDKWKLNGYIVSDCDSVDVFFKNQHYTKTPEEAAAKSILAGLDLNCGNFLGRYTEGAVKQGLVDEASVTNAVSNNFATLMRLGFFDGDPSKQAYGNLGPKDVCTAANQELAREAARQGIVLLKNNKGSLPLNAKAIKSLAVIGPNANVTRTMIGNYEGIPCKYTSPLQGLTALVPTSYAPGCPDVQCANAVLDDAKTVAASADATVIIVGANLAIEAESLDRINILLPGQQQLLVSEVATVSKGPVILVIMSGGGMDVSFAKTNDKISSILWVGYPGQAGGAAIADVIFGFHNPSGRLPMTWYPQSYVDKVPMTNMNMRPDPATGYPGRTYRFYKGETVFAFGDGLSYSNIQHRLVKAPQLASIPLADNHVCRSSNCKSVEVSDEHCKELVLDIHLGVKNMGKMSSGHTVFLFSTPPAVHNAPQKHLLGFQKVQLAGRSEALVTFKVDVCKDLSVVDEVGNRKVPLGQHLLHVGNLKHPLRVRI, from the exons ATGCCTATCACCATTGCTGCTTCTTTCAACTCTACTCTCTTTGAAACCATTGGCAGG GTGGTTTCAACAGAAGCCAGAGCAATGCACAATGTAGGGTTGGCTGGTTTGACATATTGGTCACCTAACATTAACATATTTAGGGATCCAAGATGGGGAAGAGGCCAAGAAACACCAGGGGAAGACCCTTTGCTCACCAGCAAATATGCTGCCGGTTATGTTAGAGGCTTGCAACAAACCGACGACGGCGGCGGAGATAGGCTCAAGGTTGCTGCTTGTTGCAAACACTACACAGCTTATGATGTTGATAACTGGAAAGGAATCCAGCGTTACACTTTCAATGCTGTGGTGTCACAGCAAGATTTGGATGATACATACAACCCACCGTTCAAGAGCTGTGTGATTGATGGCAATGTTGCAAGTGTCATGTGTTCTTATAATCAAGTTAATGGCAAGCCAACTTGTGCAGACCCTGACCTTCTTAAAGGAGTTATTCGTGACAAGTGGAAATTAAATGG ATATATAGTTTCTGATTGTGACTCAGTAGatgtgtttttcaaaaatcagcACTACACTAAGACTCCTGAAGAAGCTGCAGCCAAATCCATTCTAGCAG GACTAGATTTGAACTGTGGTAATTTTCTTGGGAGATACACGGAAGGTGCTGTGAAACAAGGTCTTGTGGATGAAGCATCAGTTACCAATGCTGTCTCCAACAATTTTGCCACATTGATGCGCCTTGGGTTCTTTGATGGTGATCCAAGCAAGCAAGCATATGGAAACCTTGGTCCAAAAGATGTCTGCACCGCCGCGAACCAAGAGCTTGCTCGCGAGGCTGCAAGACAAGGGATTGTGTTGCTTAAAAACAACAAAGGGTCGCTCCCTCTTAATGCCAAAGCCATTAAATCATTGGCAGTTATTGGTCCCAATGCTAATGTGACAAGAACCATGATTGGAAACTATGAAGGCATTCCATGCAAATACACATCACCTTTGCAAGGGCTAACGGCCTTAGTCCCTACAAGTTATGCTCCGGGATGTCCAGACGTGCAATGCGCCAATGCGGTGCTAGACGACGCGAAAACAGTTGCAGCCTCTGCAGATGCAACGGTTATTATAGTTGGAGCAAACCTGGCAATAGAGGCTGAGAGTCTTGACAGGATCAACATTCTTCTTCCGGGACAGCAACAACTTTTGGTGAGTGAAGTTGCCACTGTCTCCAAGGGACCTGTGATTCTTGTCATAATGTCTGGAGGAGGCATGGATGTTTCTTTTGCCAAAACCAATGACAAAATCTCCAGCATCTTGTGGGTTGGATATCCCGGCCAAGCCGGTGGCGCTGCTATAGCTGATGTCATCTTTGGATTCCATAATCCAA GTGGAAGGCTACCTATGACATGGTATCCACAATCATATGTGGATAAAGTTCCAATGACCAATATGAACATGAGGCCTGATCCTGCAACAGGCTACCCAGGTAGAACATACAGATTTTACAAAGGAGAAACAGTTTTCGCCTTCGGAGACGGATTAAGCTACTCGAATATTCAACACAGGTTAGTTAAGGCACCACAACTAGCATCTATTCCCTTAGCAGACAACCATGTATGTCGTTCTTCGAATTGTAAATCGGTTGAAGTTAGTGATGAGCATTGTAAAGAGTTGGTTTTGGATATTCACCTTGGTGTGAAGAACATGGGAAAAATGAGCAGTGGCCATACAGTGTTCTTGTTCTCTACACCTCCTGCAGTGCACAATGCACCTCAGAAACATTTGTTGGGATTTCAGAAAGTTCAGTTGGCAGGAAGATCAGAAGCATTGGTTACATTTAAGGTAGATGTTTGCAAAGATTTGAGTGTTGTTGATGAAGTTGGCAACAGGAAAGTCCCCTTGGGACAACATCTTCTTCATGTCGGAAACTTGAAGCATCCTTTGCGTGTCAGGATTTGA